A window of Chanodichthys erythropterus isolate Z2021 chromosome 16, ASM2448905v1, whole genome shotgun sequence genomic DNA:
CCTGAGCCACAAATAAATATACCTACACCAGTAATAATTCTACTTACAGGTTTACCATCAGGGCCAGGAGGTCCTTCCCTGCCTTTCTCCCCCCTGAAGCCCTGTGTTCAATCAGTGAAGAGTTAAATATGCGCTTTAAACAGATGTCCCAACAAGCAAAAGACCTCAGCAAGTTTGTCAGTCCATCCAATGGGATGCATAGTTGAAAAATGCCTCACCATAGGTCCAGGTAGACCGGGCAGCCCAGGTTTTCCACTGGGGCAATCACAACCTTCTACAGCAGGAGAGCGATCTGAAGGACACTGGGACATACAAAACATTGCacataaaatacaaacaaaataaaccaaTCCACAATAAAaagaacatttaatttaaaaaagcaaGAATAGTTAAGCTTGTAACTTACCCTGTCATCATCCTATAACAAACACAGAAAGATAAATTAGAGTGAAAAGCAAATCAATGGTGGCAGATAAACACTTGAGTGAATGAGTTAACCTAGATTGACTcattcctggatcaacatccttGTTGGTCCTGAAAGAACCTTactatcaaccaatcagattagaaggtcttacaggtttggattgacataagggtgagtaattaatgatagaaatttcatttttgggtgaactaaccctttaaggtaatGGATGAATGGGCATAAGTGGCATAAGGTTAAGGCTGTTATTGCTGAATAGAAATGTTGTTCCAGAATTAACAAAGGATGTTGATCCAGGTTGTACATGCCCAATAGTGTGGCAGATAATACTACGGTCTTACCACAGAGTAAATTTCACATGCTGTCTCTCGTTCACTTTGCTGAGGGTCACAGTAGAGCCGTAACTTCTGCAGCACAATCTGATAAAGCACCACAAAACACAACAGAAATGTAATGATCTGACCATTTGTTGAACAATATTGTGCTAGCAAACTGCCAACTACCAGTCTACCACTACAAACGTGTGATCAGTCAGATGTCAAAAAGTGCATAAAATGTTGGAAACACTCACAGGGACTGTAGTCTCGATATTGACTTTCTTGGCCACCTGAGTCTTTCCGTTAATGTAGATAGGAATAACTGGATCTAGGAGCTGCTCCTCCACGTATGCACCATCTACGAAACAAGTGATGCGTTTGGGTTTCACCAAAAACTTCAGCTGGTGCCAATCCGTGTCAAAGAGCCTCTATGGGGACATAAATCATATTGTTAAAAGACATACACATTCAGTCATATCATTTATGAGAGACAAGTACACACCTGACAGGTAACAATctgagacaagagagccgtcgctattttcattattaaacacttgcagtgtataatgcataaacacaacttcattctttataaatctctccaacagtgtagcattagccgttagccacgaagcactatcaaattcattcagaatcaaatgtaaacatccaaataaatacaatacttaggcgattagacatgctgcatgacgaacactttgtaaagatccatttcgagggttatattagctgtgtgatctttgtttatgcaatgactGAGTCTAGAGCtcaggagggggcggagagtgcgatcaattaaaggggccgcagcctgaatcggcgcatttctaattatgcctcaaaataggcagttaaaattattattttttttttttaatctatcgGGCATTTTGAtttgcaacttcacagacacattcaggggacaccttagacttatattacatcttgtaaaaaaaaatgctcgatggcacctttaaaattaactttccccaacactggaaATAGTAGATAATTTAGGCACCTTATCAACCTACTATAGGATATGGGATGCAATAATTCTTATCTTACCTACTATTTAGCATGGATATTGTGTGAACTGGGATGCAGTGTTTATCTTAATGAGatttaaaaatggcaaaaatttCACAGACCTTAATCCCTCTGTCATTAAATATGACTGTCTGCTCTTTCTTCAGAGTGCTGGTGCAGGTAAAAGTGACCGATTTGTCTGCTCCATTCACAGTCACAGCAATCTGCTTAACCCCATCCTGAGATAACACCCTCAAGAGGTCAAACTTCATCCAGTGAGCTGGGTTTTTCAAGCGTAGTGTTGCCACAAACACAAAAGCTGGTGGAAGGCCTTCTGGGAAGATCTCTCTGTGAGGATCATCAGGTGTAGGTCAAAGTAGCCCGAATTTCTTACCACAGGAATTCACTCAACATCTAATTTACATCACATTGACAAGCACTTCAATGTGTGCAagaatatatctatatatctatcagCTATAGATTGCAAAGCTAAAATCACCTGGTGTTGTGAGTGATGTCCATGCGAGGGCTGAGCTGTGACGCTCTCTCTGATATCAAAGAGCCCTGAACCTTCTGAGCCACCTGCTCGATCTTCATCAGGCTCATTAGATCAAAGCCTTTCTGGTCGTTCACTGTCCCAGGGATCCGCGTCGGACACACCGATTCTGTGAATGAGAGAATGCAGCCACTCAGTTCACACACTTTACAGCCTTTAGTTGCACTTCAAATGCTTTGCATCAGAACGTGTTTTGCTAACCAGACAACCACAACAGAATAAGAAAATGTCCATTATTTGAGATCTAATTTAATGAGGTCTCTTTAATatctcagttgtttctcctAAACAGCAGTGAGATTATATGGAGAGCAAATGGAGACTTAGGTCTTCAGATTCTGATTCTTTAGAAGAGATCTCAACACTGGAAAAAAGTCTCATATTTGCCAAGACACCAAAGTCAGagatcttaaaggattagttcacttcagaattaaattaTCAGAAGACAATTTAATTatctccatgtcatccaagatgtttatgtctttcttccttcagtcgaaaagaaataaaggtttttgaggaaaacattccaggatttttctccatatagtggacttcaacagttaccaacaggttaaaggtccaaattgcagtttcagttatcttcaaagggctctacatgatcccagatgaggaataagagtcttatctaacGTAACGATCAgctattttctaaaaaataaaaattgtacactttttaaccacaaattaaaaagtagccacgcattacgtaatcacgatggaaaggtcacgtgtgatgtAGATGGAAGTACcaaaaaactccatctcattttctcctccatgTTCAAAATTGTccaacattgttgttttacccttttttgtaaagggcgtttgacttagtctttgcacaattgctttgtaaacacttacTCGATATTTCCACCTACtttgcatgacctttccaaGGTGATTACGTAATACGTGGTGCATCGCAGAACAGTGCAAGATGAGTATTTGTATATTCCAAATACAAATAAGTATTTGTGGTTTAAagtatataactttttttttttaatttttttttagaaaatgaccaatcatttagcaagataagacccttattcctcagctgggatcgtatagagccttttgaagctgcacttgagactgcagtttggaccttcaacccgttggtagtCACTGAAAtctactatatggagaaaaatcctggaatattttcctcaaaaaccttaatttcttttcgcctgaagaaagaaagacataaacatcctggatgacacgggggtgagtaaattatcaggaatttgtaattttgaagtgaactaatccttcaatATAAACTCAAGATTTCACTTCAAATTCTTCCAAAACCAAATCTGAGCCACTATCCACATTCATGTTATAACTTTGACTCATTCGTGTTCATTTTTATTCCTCCAAACTAAGGAATTTCAGGAGAAACATCAGAGACaaggttgatttttttttttttaattaatcataactagtagGAACTCTCTCCAGCTTGAgcaataaagaaaacaaaccaaCAAGCAGTGAccaaaacaacagaaaatgaATGCCAGTACATAACCATGTAGCATTAAAAAACTAGTCCACTAGTCCAAAAATACAATCTCCATTGTTCTGTAAGCATCCTGTCCTGGCAGATGATGACCAACAGTTTCTCTTcaaaagtaaacaaatgtaCTGAGCCCCATGTTTTTGTCCCTGTAATGATTATAAAAATATGCTCCAAAGTCAAGCATGACTCACCCTCGCATAGTTTCTGCTCCATCAGGTCCCATATGCTTGCAATAGATTTGTAATCCTCCACGTGTAGCACGTAAGTAGAGGCTGGCTTGTTGGCCACGGACACCAACTCAGAGTTAGTGATCTCATTTCCCACACCGACTGCAAACAGAACAATATTCTGTGCTCTGGCCTCCATTGCAGCATCCTCAACGTCATCCTGTGAGCGCCCATCGGTGAGAACCACGGCGATGCGGTTTCTGGGAGACTGGGTGGTGCGGTTAGGCATCCCGAAGACGTGGTCTGTGGCAAACTTGATGGCGCGGCCGGTCCGCGTGTTTCCTCCCAGGTACAAGATGGAAGTGATGGCCTCGATGAGTTCCTGGCTGTTCTGATGCTTTCCCAGAGGAATCTCCAGTCGAGGGGTGTCACTGTACTGGACAACTGCCACCTGAGTGTGCCTGGTGCTCACGTCAAAGCCACTGGTGATGTTGATGAGCCAGCGCTTGGCTGTTTCAAAGTTGGGGACCCCCAAGCTTGAGGAGCCATCGATGATGAACGCAAGGTCATTGGGAGTTGTGCTACAACCTGCAAACCCAGGAAAACATTGGCCCATAGAgtccacatgcacacaaacttGTGTTACAATTCTTGAGGAAATGTAGAGTGAAGATGTTGAGAGTTGCTCAATttacctgaattcaccctacagCATCTACACAATTAATTTACttttcatttatgcatttggcagacacttttatacaaagcaacttacattgcattcaaggtatacctgtacattttatcagtttatGTATTCCCTGGaaattgaacccatgaccttgatGTTGCTACTGCCTTCAATCACCTTGTTGAGCTACAAATTCCTCAAGAGTGTCACTTTAATGCacatttatattgttaaaaagtgaTTCAAACCATTTGACTAATACATCGTAAAGTATAAGACTAAGAATAAGATAACAAACCAGCTTGAGTGTCTTCTTGCTGGAATCCACTGATGTACGGCAACAAAATGCAAACAATGAGTAAACAAAACCTCCATGTCCTCATGGTATGGCAACTAGAAGCCAAGCAGCAGGAAGAAAAATCCTGTGAAAAAGATGACATTTTATGTAAAGTATAAATAtcaatatacacatatacacacacatatatatatatatatatatatatatatatatatagatatagatatagagagagagaaagagagagagagagagcattctcagaatatttaaattttttattatttaaaatgaaattttacaataaaattaaaacattctgAATCTGCACTTTCAAAAAAAGTACTGCGGAAGTACCAATGATCAGATGTGccgtcaaatcgattaatcgtgattaatcgcatataacataaaagtataatatatgtgcgtatatacatacatacatacaggtacacacacacatacatataaaatataataaaatatatacacacaaattatgtaaacaaacttttatgttaaatgcgattaatcgtgatcgTTGATTAATCAGTTTGACAGCACTTATACCACTGTATGATAGGTTACTTTTATAAATGCATCCAAAAACTATGGATATcatgattttattttgtagttatACCATGGTCCTTGAAAAAGTTAAATTGAGAGAACATCAAAAATGTCAATAaacaagaagaaagaaaaaaactctCTCTCACCAACAATGCAAGTCCTGGATATCCACAAGTTTAAACAGTCAGTCGCCACCAACACGTTACAAGGCAACAGCTAAAAAAGCTCTCATCACTGACATGAGTTACAGTCCAGTGCAGCAGAAACAGTGCGCAGATGGCAAGATACAGCCAAAGACTATTTTATATCTGCACCCACAGTGACGTACAGCCTTCCCTGGGCAGAATGAAAGAGCGACAGGCATCAGAGAGAGGGAGGAGTACGGGTTTAACCCTCCACAAAACCATCTTCAAAGAAAGTCAAGCCAAATGGCTCCAAGCCTCCAATCCCAAGGCCCATTCCACAAATAGCGCAGTCCAAAACGTCTTTATTTTCTCTGCCGTCATGCATTGAGTTATTTAGAAGAGTCCATTGACATTACATTAACATCATGTCTGTGCAATGTCTTTTGTGTTACAGAGATGACTATGTCTTTATTCTTCCAGTAGCAGCACATAGTTTGTTTCCATCTGTTTAGGCCAGATACTTAAACACAGATGTTGCCACCTTCCTTTGAATCCCAATACTGTGAAATAACTCTTAGGGGACCACCGTCATTCTCTATTGGCCtgtttatgaataaaaatatgtttagAAAGAAAGTAGCACATCCAACCACATTAGTACCTGGGGAAGGAATATGTACCTGTGAGTTGCTTTGCTAAACGCccctgtgtatatatttatacaccACAGAATTATACACATATGCGCTGTTCAAACACTTTTATATATTGGCACAGCTATTTTGGATCAAAGGTGGGCCCCTTCGGCTACCAGAGGAATCACATTAGACAAAAATAGAGAAGACATAAACAACTCAACTGAACTGAAGCATGTGAGTTTAGTTTAATGGGGtgtagtgtttttaatatgatGTAATGACGGTGAACTACAATGCATTTGTTGTGTGGACAGGATCTAGGGTGGAAAAGCACTTGGAAATGAATGTGGCATGCACAGAAGCATATCATCTCAAGAATGAGGAATGTTTAAGTATATTCAATGAAATGATGGTATTGGGGAGAGTGGTTATGACATTGGTTTAAAGTTAACTCTAAATGTTCTTGAAACTTTGAGAAGTATGCATGTCACGGCTATACAATGTCGCCCTCTAGTGGATACAAAGGTCTTTACACTGAGTACAACTAGGGTTTCCCCAGAGGCCTCGGGAGCCCCTAGTGGTTCGTGGTGGAACTGCAAATGATTCGTAGAATTCAATTAAATGTGTACTTTTAAATGTgatcattaaaaaatgtattaaaataaaaaaaaaactcaaataaaaaactcaaataaaatttaaaaagtgc
This region includes:
- the si:ch211-106n13.3 gene encoding LOW QUALITY PROTEIN: vWFA and Collagen domain-containing protein (The sequence of the model RefSeq protein was modified relative to this genomic sequence to represent the inferred CDS: substituted 2 bases at 2 genomic stop codons), coding for MGQCFPGFAGCSTTPNDLAFIIDGSSSLGVPNFETAKRWLINITSGFDVSTRHTQVAVVQYSDTPRLEIPLGKHQNSQELIEAITSILYLGGNTRTGRAIKFATDHVFGMPNRTTQSPRNRIAVVLTDGRSQDDVEDAAMEARAQNIVLFAVGVGNEITNSELVSVANKPASTYVLHVEDYKSIASIWDLMEQKLCEESVCPTRIPGTVNDQKGFDLMSLMKIEQVAQKVQGSLISERASQLSPRMDITHNTREIFPEGLPPAFVFVATLRLKNPAHWMKFDLLRVLSQDGVKQIAVTVNGADKSVTFTCTSTLKKEQTVIFNDRGIKRLFDTDWHQLKFLVKPKRITCFVDGAYVEEQLLDPVIPIYINGKTQVAKKVNIETTVPIVLQKLRLYCDPQQSERETACEIYSVVIVCILCAMFCMSQCPSDRSPAVEGCDCPSGKPGLPGLPGPMGFRGEKGREGPPGPNRARREHLESLVEMDSKVKQVNQDKRGSEGWKDPKYKWDHQGHRGLQDQQESQESQGKWDHLENPDQMVNLGHLVYLDLLVPRERKEVMALQDQMDNQESLGYGGFLERXALLDLKGPQAQLAHLAXKVLLVQRVILALMDRLGSLVHLVLKVQMESTAFKVPPVLEVYQGSKGDSGSSGLRGSQGEKGNQGEPGGEPGLKGNKGEPGVAGDPGSRGADGKKGDVGPSGPPGSQGFSGLDGLPGQPGVPGYPGKPVSQLPQLLQVMGQRSCQHCETKQGPPGDPGPPGPTGPSGPPGYPGMAGSLGYPGPPGRRGPEGVKGDIGPMGMKGAKGQGEVGLPGPPGPAGLQGPRGDDGEGYPGPSGPPGKPGTPGTPGKRGTPGSMGICDLSSCYQAYGFRDDPFRKGPNF